The proteins below are encoded in one region of Streptomyces ficellus:
- a CDS encoding VOC family protein, which yields MTPLHWKLVIDSSDPHAQADFWAEALGYVVEDNSALIDRLLGQGYVKETETVEAHGRRAWRDLIAVRHPDDPYQEETGIGQGRRLLFQRVPEAKTVKNRLHLDLHAGPDRRDAEVARLEALGASVVRRVSEPGGEWAVLTDPEGNEFCVQ from the coding sequence ATGACACCGCTCCACTGGAAGCTCGTAATCGACTCCTCCGACCCGCACGCCCAGGCCGACTTCTGGGCCGAGGCCCTGGGGTACGTCGTCGAGGACAACAGCGCCCTCATCGACCGGCTGCTCGGCCAGGGGTACGTGAAGGAGACGGAGACCGTCGAAGCGCACGGCCGACGCGCGTGGCGCGATCTGATCGCCGTCCGGCATCCGGACGACCCGTATCAGGAGGAGACCGGCATCGGGCAGGGCCGGCGGCTGCTGTTCCAGCGCGTGCCGGAGGCGAAGACCGTGAAGAACCGGCTCCACCTCGACCTGCACGCCGGGCCCGACCGGCGCGACGCGGAGGTGGCCCGGCTGGAGGCGCTGGGCGCGTCCGTGGTGCGCCGCGTCAGCGAACCGGGCGGGGAGTGGGCGGTGCTGACGGACCCGGAGGGCAACGAGTTCTGCGTCCAGTAG
- a CDS encoding SRPBCC domain-containing protein — translation MPTGLTRDAGWQIGVSKTLALPVGALWDFLASPEGVAIWLGATEGGLPTEKGTAYETADGTVGEVRSYRPGDRVRLTHGTTTVQVAVSANGPGRTVLTFHQEHLASAEERERRRAHWQGVMRRVEEALGA, via the coding sequence ATGCCCACAGGACTGACCCGTGACGCGGGCTGGCAGATCGGTGTGTCCAAGACCCTGGCGCTGCCCGTCGGCGCGCTCTGGGACTTCCTCGCGAGCCCCGAGGGCGTCGCGATCTGGCTCGGCGCCACCGAAGGCGGCCTGCCCACGGAGAAGGGCACGGCGTACGAGACGGCCGACGGCACCGTCGGCGAGGTGCGCAGCTACCGGCCGGGCGACCGGGTACGGCTCACCCACGGCACGACGACCGTCCAGGTCGCCGTCTCCGCGAACGGCCCCGGCCGGACCGTCCTCACCTTCCACCAGGAGCACCTCGCGAGCGCCGAGGAGCGCGAGCGGCGCCGGGCGCACTGGCAGGGCGTCATGCGCCGGGTGGAGGAGGCCCTGGGGGCCTGA
- a CDS encoding 2-oxoacid:acceptor oxidoreductase subunit alpha — translation MTSQVSSPADQADGSEGIQSAGEAVVGEQRGGPAQHGAEKEVRRVDRVIIRFAGDSGDGMQLTGDRFTSETASFGNDLSTLPNFPAEIRAPAGTLPGVSSFQLHFADHDILTPGDAPNVLVAMNPAALKANIGDVPRGSEIIVNTDEFAKRAMAKVGYETSPLDDGSLDGYRVHPVPLTTLTIEALKDFGLSRKEAERSKNMFALGLLSWMYHRPTEGTEKFLRRKFAKKPEIAEANVAAFRAGWNFGETTEDFAVSYQVAPATKAFPAGTYRNISGNLALAYGLIAASRQADLPLYLGSYPITPASDILHELSRHKNFGVRTFQAEDEIAGIGAALGAAFGGSLAVTTTSGPGVALKSETIGLAVSLELPLLIVDIQRGGPSTGLPTKTEQADLLQAMYGRNGEAPVPVVAPRTPADCFDATLEAARIALAYRTPVFLLSDGYLANGSEPWRVPDLEELPDLGVRFATGPNHTLDDGTEVFWPYKRDPLTLARPWALPGTPGLEHRIGGIEKQDGTGNISYDPANHDFMVRTRQAKIDGIDVPDLEVDDPAGAARTLVLGWGSTYGPITAAVRRLRAAGEPIAQAHLRHLNPFPKNLADVLKRYDKVVVPEMNLGQLATLIRAKYLVDAQSYNQVNGMPFKAEQLATVLKEAIHD, via the coding sequence GTGACCAGCCAGGTCAGTAGCCCAGCCGATCAGGCCGACGGGTCCGAGGGGATCCAGAGCGCCGGCGAGGCCGTCGTCGGGGAGCAGCGCGGCGGCCCCGCGCAGCACGGCGCGGAGAAGGAAGTACGACGTGTGGACCGGGTGATCATCCGGTTCGCGGGTGACTCCGGCGACGGTATGCAGCTCACGGGTGACCGTTTCACGTCGGAGACGGCGTCGTTCGGGAACGACCTGTCGACGCTGCCGAACTTCCCGGCCGAGATCCGGGCGCCTGCCGGGACCCTGCCGGGTGTGTCGTCGTTCCAGCTGCATTTCGCCGACCACGACATCCTCACGCCGGGCGACGCGCCGAACGTGCTGGTCGCGATGAACCCGGCGGCGCTGAAGGCGAACATCGGCGACGTGCCGCGCGGCAGCGAGATCATCGTCAACACGGACGAGTTCGCCAAGCGGGCGATGGCGAAGGTGGGGTACGAGACGTCGCCCCTGGATGACGGCTCGCTCGACGGGTACCGCGTCCACCCCGTGCCGCTGACGACGCTGACGATCGAGGCCCTGAAGGACTTCGGCCTGTCCCGCAAGGAGGCCGAGCGTTCCAAGAACATGTTCGCGCTCGGGTTGCTGAGCTGGATGTACCACCGGCCGACCGAGGGCACGGAGAAGTTCCTGCGGCGGAAGTTCGCGAAGAAGCCGGAGATCGCCGAGGCGAACGTGGCCGCGTTCCGCGCGGGCTGGAACTTCGGCGAGACCACCGAGGACTTCGCGGTCTCCTACCAGGTCGCCCCCGCCACCAAGGCGTTCCCGGCCGGTACGTACCGCAACATCTCCGGGAACCTGGCCCTGGCCTACGGCCTGATCGCCGCGTCCCGGCAGGCGGACCTGCCGCTGTACCTGGGCTCGTACCCGATCACGCCCGCGTCGGACATCCTGCACGAGCTGTCCCGGCACAAGAACTTCGGTGTGCGGACGTTCCAGGCCGAGGACGAGATCGCCGGCATCGGCGCGGCCCTGGGCGCGGCGTTCGGCGGGTCGCTCGCGGTCACCACCACGTCCGGCCCGGGCGTGGCGCTGAAGTCCGAGACGATCGGTCTCGCGGTCTCGCTGGAGCTGCCGCTGCTGATCGTCGACATCCAGCGCGGTGGCCCGTCGACCGGTCTGCCGACCAAGACCGAACAGGCCGACCTGCTCCAGGCGATGTACGGGCGCAACGGCGAGGCACCGGTGCCGGTCGTGGCGCCGAGGACACCGGCGGACTGCTTCGACGCGACGCTGGAGGCGGCGCGCATCGCGCTCGCCTACCGCACGCCGGTCTTCCTGCTCTCCGACGGCTACCTGGCCAACGGTTCCGAGCCGTGGCGCGTCCCGGACCTGGAGGAGCTGCCCGACCTCGGTGTCCGGTTCGCCACCGGCCCCAACCACACCCTGGACGACGGCACCGAGGTCTTCTGGCCGTACAAGCGGGACCCGCTGACCCTGGCGCGGCCGTGGGCCCTGCCCGGTACGCCGGGGCTGGAGCACCGCATCGGCGGCATCGAGAAGCAGGACGGCACGGGCAACATCTCCTACGACCCGGCCAACCACGACTTCATGGTCCGCACCCGGCAGGCCAAGATCGACGGGATCGACGTCCCCGACCTGGAGGTCGACGACCCGGCCGGTGCGGCGCGCACGCTGGTGCTGGGCTGGGGCTCGACGTACGGGCCGATCACGGCCGCGGTGCGCAGGCTCCGGGCGGCCGGCGAGCCCATCGCCCAGGCCCACCTGCGCCACCTCAACCCCTTCCCGAAGAACCTCGCCGACGTGCTGAAGCGGTACGACAAGGTCGTCGTGCCGGAGATGAACCTGGGCCAGCTCGCCACCCTGATCAGGGCGAAATATCTGGTCGACGCCCAGAGCTACAACCAGGTGAACGGCATGCCGTTCAAGGCGGAGCAGCTCGCCACGGTTCTCAAGGAGGCCATCCATGACTGA
- the rarD gene encoding EamA family transporter RarD — MWGLVPLFWPLLKPAGAVEILAHRMVWSLALVGIALLALRRWGWIRELLKQPRKLGLIAIAATVITVNWGLYIWAVNAGQVVEASLGYFINPLVTIAMGVLLLKERLRPAQWAAVGTGFAAVVVLAVGYGRPPWISLILAFSFAVYGLVKKKVNIGGLESLAAETAVQFLPALAYLLWLGSQGTGHFGTEGAGHAALLAATGVVTAVPLVCFGAAAIRVPLSMLGLLQYLAPVFQFGLGVVYFHEAMPPERWAGFSLVWLALTILTWDALRSARRTRAEAAALRLVAAEAAGAEAAGVEAAASGTTGTAAEAAVAGTSGTSRPARP, encoded by the coding sequence ATGTGGGGGCTCGTGCCGCTCTTCTGGCCGCTGCTGAAACCGGCCGGGGCCGTCGAGATCCTGGCGCACCGCATGGTCTGGTCCCTGGCGCTCGTCGGGATCGCGCTCCTCGCGCTGCGCCGCTGGGGCTGGATACGCGAGCTGCTGAAGCAGCCGCGCAAGCTCGGGCTGATCGCGATCGCCGCCACCGTGATCACCGTCAACTGGGGCCTCTACATCTGGGCCGTGAACGCGGGGCAGGTCGTGGAGGCCTCCCTCGGCTACTTCATCAACCCGCTGGTCACCATCGCCATGGGCGTGCTGCTGCTGAAGGAGCGGCTGCGTCCGGCGCAGTGGGCCGCGGTCGGCACCGGCTTCGCCGCGGTGGTGGTCCTCGCCGTGGGGTACGGGCGGCCGCCGTGGATCTCGCTGATACTCGCCTTCTCGTTCGCGGTCTACGGCCTGGTGAAGAAGAAGGTCAACATCGGCGGGCTGGAGTCGCTGGCCGCGGAGACGGCCGTGCAGTTCCTGCCCGCGCTGGCGTACCTGTTGTGGCTGGGTTCGCAGGGCACGGGCCACTTCGGCACCGAGGGCGCGGGGCACGCGGCGCTGCTCGCCGCGACGGGTGTGGTCACCGCCGTGCCGCTGGTCTGCTTCGGCGCGGCGGCGATCCGGGTGCCGCTGTCCATGCTGGGGCTGTTGCAGTACCTGGCGCCGGTGTTCCAGTTCGGGCTCGGCGTCGTCTACTTCCACGAGGCCATGCCGCCCGAGCGGTGGGCGGGCTTCTCGCTCGTCTGGCTGGCCCTGACGATCCTGACCTGGGACGCCCTGCGCTCGGCACGCCGCACCCGGGCCGAGGCCGCGGCCCTGCGGCTGGTGGCGGCCGAAGCGGCCGGTGCCGAGGCGGCCGGCGTGGAAGCGGCCGCGAGCGGTACGACCGGTACGGCGGCGGAAGCGGCCGTCGCCGGTACGAGCGGCACGTCCCGGCCGGCGCGCCCGTAG
- a CDS encoding M28 family metallopeptidase, translated as MNVSAHHHIPRRTAAIAALVLAGLLATAAPAATAATTATATAAAPAAAAAAPDIPIANVKAHLTQFQSIAGANGGNRAHGRPGYKASIDYVKAKLDAAGFTTTVQQFTTSGATGYNLIADWPGGDANQVLMAGAHLDSVSSGAGINDNGSGSAAVLETALAVSRAQLKPAKHLRFAWWGAEELGLVGSKYYVNNLPSAERSKVSGYLNFDMIGSPNPGYFVYDDDPVIEKTFKDYFAGLGVATEIETEGDGRSDHASFKNVGIPVGGLFTGASRAKSSAQAQKWGGTAGQAFDRCYHSSCDNTSNINDTALDRNSDAVAHAVWTLSAGTTEPPTGDTYENTADVAIPDNGAAVTSTVTVSGRSGNAPATLKVGVDIVHTWRGDLVVDLVAPDGTAYRLKNSSGNDSADNVQTTYTVNASSEAANGAWKLRVQDVAAQDTGYVNAFRLTF; from the coding sequence ATGAACGTCTCCGCGCACCACCACATACCCAGACGGACGGCCGCGATCGCCGCCCTCGTCCTCGCCGGGCTGCTGGCCACCGCCGCCCCGGCCGCCACCGCGGCAACCACAGCCACGGCCACGGCAGCCGCACCCGCCGCAGCCGCGGCCGCACCCGACATCCCGATCGCCAACGTCAAGGCGCACCTGACCCAGTTCCAGTCCATAGCCGGCGCCAACGGCGGCAACCGGGCCCACGGCCGCCCCGGCTACAAGGCGTCGATCGACTACGTGAAGGCCAAGCTGGACGCGGCCGGGTTCACCACCACCGTGCAGCAGTTCACGACCAGCGGCGCCACCGGCTACAACCTGATCGCCGACTGGCCCGGCGGCGACGCCAACCAGGTGCTCATGGCCGGCGCCCACCTCGACTCGGTCTCCTCCGGCGCCGGCATCAACGACAACGGTTCCGGCTCCGCCGCCGTCCTGGAGACCGCGCTCGCCGTCTCCCGCGCCCAGCTCAAGCCGGCCAAGCACCTGCGCTTCGCGTGGTGGGGCGCGGAGGAGCTGGGGCTGGTCGGATCCAAGTACTACGTCAACAACCTGCCGTCCGCCGAGCGTTCCAAGGTCTCCGGCTACCTCAACTTCGACATGATCGGCTCGCCGAACCCCGGCTACTTCGTCTACGACGACGACCCGGTGATCGAGAAGACCTTCAAGGACTACTTCGCCGGCCTCGGTGTCGCGACCGAGATCGAGACGGAGGGCGACGGCCGCTCCGACCACGCCTCGTTCAAGAACGTCGGCATCCCGGTCGGCGGTCTGTTCACCGGCGCGAGCCGGGCGAAGTCCAGCGCGCAGGCGCAGAAGTGGGGCGGCACGGCCGGCCAGGCCTTCGACCGCTGCTACCACTCCTCGTGCGACAACACGTCGAACATCAACGACACCGCGCTCGACCGGAACAGCGACGCGGTCGCGCACGCCGTCTGGACGCTGTCGGCGGGTACGACGGAGCCGCCGACGGGCGACACGTACGAGAACACCGCCGACGTCGCCATCCCCGACAACGGCGCGGCCGTGACGTCCACGGTCACCGTCTCCGGCCGTAGCGGCAACGCCCCCGCGACGCTCAAGGTGGGCGTCGACATCGTCCACACCTGGCGCGGCGACCTGGTCGTCGACCTGGTCGCGCCCGACGGGACGGCGTACCGCCTGAAGAACTCCAGCGGCAACGACTCGGCCGACAACGTGCAGACCACCTACACGGTCAACGCGTCGAGCGAGGCGGCGAACGGGGCGTGGAAGCTGCGCGTCCAGGACGTGGCGGCCCAGGACACCGGGTACGTCAACGCCTTCCGCCTGACGTTCTGA
- a CDS encoding LolA family protein — MAPNDSAGGRRTARYAVPVAVAGVAAATIGLVPALAASGDPELPGITAQQLVEKIAASDVQRLSGTVKVTTDLGLPSLGGLGGDLGAGAGGGEGLGKLMEFASGTHTLRVAADGPDKQRLSVVGSAADEYTMVRDGDDVWAYDGASKEAVHSTGHGSSEAPGASEAPGPGMPATPKDLVDEALKAVDPTTSVTVEGTARVAGRDAYQLVIKPKQSGSTIGSIKVAVDADNGVPLKFTLTPSSGGKAAIDAGFTKVDFAKPDASTFDFTPPKGTKVTEEPAGGAEHEAPGKPSKPFGKPGEAGKPGEAPEQFLGEEGVNVIGEGWTSIAQLSGPAGGVPSEVPEDAPAEAQQFLDALGDKVTGKFGSGTVFKTRLVNALMTDDGKVYVGAVTPEALVGAANAAK; from the coding sequence ATGGCACCGAACGACAGCGCCGGGGGCCGCAGGACGGCCCGGTACGCGGTCCCGGTCGCGGTGGCGGGGGTGGCGGCGGCGACGATCGGGCTCGTCCCGGCGCTCGCGGCCAGTGGGGACCCCGAGCTGCCCGGGATCACGGCACAGCAGCTGGTGGAGAAGATCGCCGCGTCGGACGTGCAGCGGCTGTCCGGCACGGTGAAGGTGACGACGGACCTGGGACTCCCGTCGCTCGGCGGGCTCGGCGGCGACCTCGGCGCGGGCGCCGGAGGCGGCGAGGGGCTCGGGAAGCTGATGGAGTTCGCCTCCGGTACGCACACCCTGCGCGTCGCGGCGGACGGCCCGGACAAGCAGCGGCTGAGCGTCGTGGGCTCCGCCGCCGACGAGTACACCATGGTGCGCGACGGGGACGACGTGTGGGCGTACGACGGTGCGTCCAAGGAGGCCGTCCACTCGACCGGGCACGGCTCGTCCGAGGCCCCGGGGGCGTCGGAGGCGCCCGGGCCGGGGATGCCCGCCACGCCCAAGGACCTCGTGGACGAGGCGCTGAAGGCCGTCGACCCCACGACGTCGGTGACGGTCGAGGGTACGGCGCGGGTCGCCGGGCGGGACGCGTACCAGCTGGTCATCAAGCCGAAGCAGAGCGGCTCGACGATCGGTTCGATCAAGGTCGCGGTGGACGCGGACAACGGCGTACCGCTGAAGTTCACGCTCACCCCGAGCAGCGGCGGCAAGGCCGCGATCGACGCGGGCTTCACCAAGGTGGACTTCGCCAAGCCCGACGCGTCGACCTTCGACTTCACCCCGCCCAAGGGCACCAAGGTGACGGAGGAGCCGGCAGGCGGGGCGGAGCACGAGGCACCCGGCAAGCCCTCGAAGCCCTTCGGCAAGCCCGGGGAGGCCGGGAAGCCTGGGGAGGCCCCCGAGCAGTTCCTCGGCGAGGAGGGCGTGAACGTCATCGGCGAGGGCTGGACGTCCATCGCCCAGCTCAGCGGCCCGGCCGGCGGCGTCCCGTCGGAGGTCCCGGAGGACGCCCCCGCCGAGGCCCAGCAGTTCCTCGACGCGCTCGGCGACAAGGTGACCGGGAAGTTCGGCTCCGGCACGGTCTTCAAGACGCGCCTGGTCAACGCCCTGATGACCGACGACGGCAAGGTCTACGTGGGTGCGGTGACCCCCGAGGCCCTGGTCGGCGCGGCGAACGCCGCGAAGTAG
- a CDS encoding response regulator transcription factor, which translates to MRVVIAEDSVLLREGLTRLLTDRGHEVVAGVGDGDALVKTVGELADEGALPDVVVADVRMPPTHTDEGVRAAVRLRKEHPGIGVLVLSQYVEERYATELLAGSSRGVGYLLKDRVAEVREFVDAVVRVARGGTALDPEVVAQLLGRSRKQDVLAALTPREREVLGLMAEGRTNSAIARELRVSEGAVEKHVSSIFLKLGLSPSDGDHRRVLAVLTYLKG; encoded by the coding sequence GTGCGCGTGGTCATCGCCGAGGATTCCGTACTGCTTCGGGAGGGCCTGACCCGGCTGCTGACCGACCGGGGGCACGAGGTGGTCGCCGGGGTCGGCGACGGCGACGCGCTGGTGAAGACGGTGGGCGAGCTGGCGGACGAGGGCGCTCTGCCGGACGTGGTCGTCGCCGACGTGCGGATGCCGCCGACCCACACCGACGAGGGGGTGCGGGCGGCGGTCCGGCTCCGCAAGGAGCACCCGGGCATCGGCGTGCTGGTGCTGTCGCAGTACGTGGAGGAGCGGTACGCCACCGAGCTGCTGGCGGGCAGCAGCCGAGGGGTGGGCTATCTGCTGAAGGACCGGGTCGCCGAGGTCCGCGAGTTCGTGGACGCGGTGGTGCGGGTCGCGCGGGGCGGTACGGCGCTGGACCCGGAGGTGGTGGCCCAGCTGCTGGGCCGCAGCCGCAAGCAGGACGTACTGGCGGCGCTGACGCCGCGCGAGCGCGAGGTCCTCGGGCTGATGGCCGAGGGCCGGACGAACTCGGCGATCGCGCGCGAGCTGAGGGTGAGCGAGGGGGCGGTGGAGAAGCACGTGAGCAGCATTTTCCTGAAGCTCGGGCTGTCCCCCAGCGACGGGGACCACCGCCGGGTGCTCGCCGTGCTGACCTACCTGAAGGGCTGA
- a CDS encoding CGNR zinc finger domain-containing protein, which yields MSESAIGLRLHTPEGRAFLFDPGALCLELLPTGGPGPLARYEVLDTPAGLLDWVAASRLAPPGLRLPPVEERHLAAVRELRDALHGLGVARAYGRPPAAADLAVLNAAAARPPLTVRLTDEGRRAWAPGASVAGLLSTIARDAIDLFTGPYATAGRIRECGAHDCYLLFVDTSRPGRRRWCAMERCGNRNKVRAHRSRAQAEGEA from the coding sequence GTGAGTGAGTCCGCAATAGGTCTGCGCCTGCACACGCCGGAGGGTCGCGCGTTTCTCTTCGACCCGGGGGCGCTGTGCCTGGAACTGCTGCCCACGGGCGGCCCCGGCCCGCTCGCCCGGTACGAGGTCCTGGACACCCCGGCCGGGCTCCTCGACTGGGTGGCGGCCAGCCGGCTGGCCCCGCCCGGCCTGCGGCTGCCGCCCGTCGAGGAGCGGCACCTCGCGGCGGTGAGGGAGCTGCGCGACGCGCTGCACGGGCTGGGCGTCGCCCGGGCGTACGGCCGGCCCCCCGCGGCCGCCGACCTCGCCGTGCTGAACGCGGCGGCGGCCCGGCCCCCGCTGACCGTGCGGCTGACGGACGAAGGGCGGCGCGCGTGGGCTCCCGGCGCGAGTGTGGCCGGGCTGTTGTCGACGATCGCCCGTGACGCGATCGACCTGTTCACCGGCCCGTACGCGACCGCGGGCCGGATCCGCGAGTGCGGTGCCCACGACTGCTACCTGCTCTTCGTCGACACCTCCCGCCCCGGGCGCCGCCGCTGGTGCGCGATGGAACGGTGCGGGAACCGGAACAAGGTGCGGGCCCACCGCTCCCGCGCCCAGGCGGAAGGAGAAGCGTGA
- a CDS encoding 2-oxoacid:ferredoxin oxidoreductase subunit beta: MTEALKLVPKAEAKQSMKDFKSDQEVRWCPGCGDYAILAAVQGFMPDLGLAKENIVFVSGIGCSSRFPYYMNTYGMHSIHGRAPAIATGLASSRTDLSVWVVTGDGDALSIGGNHLIHALRRNVNLKILLFNNRIYGLTKGQYSPTSEVGKVTKSTPMGSLDAPFNPVSLAIGAEASFVARTVDSDRKHLTEVLRQAAAHPGTALVEIYQNCNIFNDGAFDVLKDKEQAEEAVIRLEHGQPIRFGPDGAKGVVRDPVTGDLKVVAVTPETESQVLVHDAHSASPTTAFALSRLADPDTLHHTPIGVFRSVQRPVYDTLMADQLDTAVEQNGKGDLSALLAGNDTWTVVG; the protein is encoded by the coding sequence ATGACTGAGGCGCTGAAGCTGGTGCCCAAGGCCGAGGCCAAGCAGTCCATGAAGGACTTCAAGTCCGATCAGGAAGTGCGCTGGTGCCCCGGTTGCGGTGACTACGCGATCCTCGCCGCCGTGCAGGGCTTCATGCCCGACCTCGGCCTGGCGAAGGAGAACATCGTCTTCGTCTCGGGCATCGGCTGCTCCTCGCGCTTCCCGTACTACATGAACACCTACGGGATGCACTCGATCCACGGCCGCGCGCCCGCGATCGCGACCGGCCTGGCCTCCTCCCGCACCGACCTGTCGGTCTGGGTCGTCACCGGCGACGGGGACGCGCTGTCCATCGGCGGCAACCATCTGATCCACGCCCTGCGGCGCAACGTCAACCTCAAGATCCTGCTGTTCAACAACCGGATCTACGGCCTGACCAAGGGGCAGTACTCGCCGACCTCGGAGGTCGGCAAGGTCACCAAGTCGACACCCATGGGTTCGCTCGACGCGCCGTTCAACCCGGTGTCCCTGGCCATCGGCGCGGAGGCGTCGTTCGTGGCGCGGACCGTCGACTCCGACCGCAAGCACCTCACCGAGGTCCTGCGGCAGGCGGCGGCTCACCCCGGCACGGCGCTGGTGGAGATCTACCAGAACTGCAACATCTTCAACGACGGCGCCTTCGACGTCCTGAAGGACAAGGAGCAGGCGGAGGAGGCGGTGATCCGCCTGGAGCACGGGCAGCCGATCCGGTTCGGCCCGGACGGCGCCAAGGGCGTGGTCCGGGACCCGGTCACCGGTGACCTGAAGGTGGTCGCGGTGACGCCGGAGACCGAGAGCCAGGTCCTGGTCCACGACGCGCACAGCGCCAGCCCCACCACCGCCTTCGCGCTGTCCCGGCTCGCGGACCCCGACACCCTGCACCACACGCCCATCGGGGTGTTCCGGTCCGTCCAGCGCCCCGTCTACGACACGCTGATGGCCGACCAGCTCGACACGGCCGTCGAGCAGAACGGCAAGGGCGACCTTTCCGCGCTGCTCGCGGGCAACGACACCTGGACGGTCGTCGGCTGA
- a CDS encoding sensor histidine kinase, producing the protein MALAHGPETRHHRLPAVLRAPVEARTWREFGHLLLGLPLSVLYFALSITMVSLGAGLVVTFLGVPLLAAALVMCRAFGTVERARARGLLGVEIAEPAPVRGRPGGGLMGWVGGVLKSGESWRHFLYSVLHMPWAIFAFSVSLAFFTYGWGLLTYPLWRWVFPAYAGVDGIQLYGDGTHEFYLDSPVEVAVTSLTGLFFVLVTPWVIRALAGVDRLLVVGLLSPSRLATRVSELESDRGVVVDTAAADLRRIERDLHDGAQARLVALAMDLGLAKEKLLEDPEAASAMVDEAHGEVKLALAELRDLARGIHPAVLTDRGLDAALSAVASRCTVPVTVEVDLPTRPAPAIEGIAYFTVSELLQNVSKHSRASRATVDVWRVDDRLMLQVTDDGCGGADVTGGRGLAGLTERLDAVDGILAVQSPAGGPTTVVAELPWRG; encoded by the coding sequence ATGGCCCTGGCTCATGGACCGGAGACCCGGCACCACCGCCTCCCCGCTGTGCTGCGGGCGCCCGTGGAGGCCCGCACGTGGCGCGAGTTCGGCCACCTGCTGCTCGGCCTGCCGCTGAGCGTCCTCTACTTCGCCCTGTCCATCACGATGGTGTCGCTCGGCGCCGGCCTGGTGGTGACCTTCCTGGGCGTTCCGCTGCTCGCCGCCGCCCTCGTCATGTGCCGCGCGTTCGGCACGGTGGAGCGGGCGCGGGCGCGCGGTCTGCTGGGGGTGGAGATAGCCGAGCCGGCCCCGGTGCGCGGCCGGCCCGGCGGCGGGCTGATGGGCTGGGTCGGCGGTGTCCTCAAGAGCGGCGAGTCCTGGCGGCACTTCCTCTACTCGGTGCTGCACATGCCGTGGGCCATATTCGCCTTCAGCGTCTCGCTGGCCTTCTTCACCTACGGCTGGGGGCTGCTGACGTATCCGCTGTGGCGGTGGGTCTTCCCGGCGTACGCGGGGGTGGACGGCATCCAGCTCTACGGGGACGGCACGCACGAGTTCTACCTGGACTCCCCGGTGGAGGTGGCCGTCACCAGCCTGACCGGCCTGTTCTTCGTGCTCGTCACGCCGTGGGTGATCCGGGCCCTGGCGGGGGTCGACCGGCTGCTGGTGGTGGGGCTGCTGAGCCCGTCCCGGCTCGCCACCCGTGTCTCGGAGCTGGAGTCGGACCGGGGTGTGGTCGTCGACACCGCCGCCGCCGACCTGCGCCGGATCGAGCGCGACCTGCACGACGGCGCCCAGGCCCGCCTGGTCGCCCTGGCGATGGACCTGGGTCTGGCCAAGGAGAAGCTGCTGGAGGACCCGGAGGCGGCGTCGGCGATGGTCGACGAGGCCCACGGCGAGGTGAAGCTCGCCCTGGCGGAGCTGCGCGACCTGGCCCGCGGCATCCACCCGGCCGTGCTGACCGACCGCGGTCTGGACGCCGCCCTGTCCGCCGTCGCCTCGCGGTGCACCGTGCCGGTCACGGTGGAGGTGGACCTGCCGACCCGGCCGGCCCCGGCGATCGAGGGCATCGCCTACTTCACCGTCTCGGAGCTGCTCCAGAACGTCTCGAAGCACTCACGAGCGAGCCGTGCGACGGTCGACGTATGGCGAGTGGACGACAGGCTGATGCTTCAGGTGACGGACGACGGCTGTGGCGGCGCGGACGTGACCGGGGGCAGGGGCCTCGCGGGGCTGACGGAGCGGCTGGACGCGGTGGACGGCATCCTGGCGGTGCAGTCACCGGCCGGCGGTCCGACGACGGTCGTCGCCGAGCTGCCCTGGCGGGGCTGA